In the Aliarcobacter cryaerophilus genome, one interval contains:
- a CDS encoding 6-hydroxymethylpterin diphosphokinase MptE-like protein, whose amino-acid sequence MTEAQIQLQNALTTTFLANLAFLSEYDNELYHRIDELSRMIEQGTYKEKYALEFNMQDGDFDIYDIVNDKYLYNKKPKKFNSDLVRKVEFDNKFSILNLPTYFIFKQKNEGVDLEDRFNLKTRFELANLTLNDTLEYSNYLKAYQGNKKKRIKKIDKFIFLGTLLGRHIPKIAEKIDAQMYLVVERNLEIFRLSLFTVDYTILAKNGVIFSIMDSHTDETKKIARFFNTSQFDNYLIKFSTTSINIDSYIDTILTSISSLNPETYDYNRQLYMHINRATKYIKNYNFPMFPKIKKECNILKDIPVLYLAPGPSLEENLEWIKLNQNKFYIVTVGAALKKLLDNNIRVDMVVSVDESDIIETLQFNDEILSKLDSKTIALMSNLTNEDILKKLNKENLFLFEIFLPFYSENCAFNGFSVGEVALNIIIKLNPKSIYLLGLDLALNQKTGASHSTGSNSAVLKVNLDDEQTRDTFSDQISLIKIQGNQKKEVLTNTIFYSSVKSVNFLLENKSKKLKIYNLSSHGAYFNNSTPKKTNEVKLEDLEEIDIIKNNLYIYIKDNSKKILDKNSIKFLKKEHEFVEKDMKQFLEKLRTKNLEGFDKLQEEIYQLLTKILNDNHIVFYKLFLEYCSMIFPYLFYYFNDLKVKEEDKKVKKVKDIFITQTEKICNDFKICLERVI is encoded by the coding sequence ATGACAGAAGCACAAATACAATTACAAAATGCACTTACGACAACTTTTTTAGCAAATTTAGCATTCTTAAGTGAATATGATAATGAGCTTTATCACAGAATAGATGAATTATCAAGAATGATAGAACAAGGAACTTACAAAGAAAAGTATGCACTAGAATTTAATATGCAAGATGGTGATTTTGATATTTATGATATTGTAAATGATAAATATCTTTATAATAAAAAACCAAAAAAATTTAATTCTGATTTAGTAAGAAAAGTAGAGTTTGATAATAAATTTTCTATTCTTAATCTCCCTACATATTTTATATTTAAACAAAAAAATGAAGGTGTAGATTTAGAAGATAGATTTAATTTAAAAACAAGATTTGAACTTGCGAATTTAACACTAAATGATACTCTTGAATACTCAAATTATTTAAAAGCTTATCAAGGAAATAAAAAAAAGAGAATAAAAAAGATAGATAAATTTATCTTTTTAGGAACACTTTTGGGAAGACATATCCCAAAAATTGCAGAAAAGATAGATGCACAAATGTATTTAGTAGTAGAAAGAAATTTAGAAATATTTAGATTATCTCTATTTACAGTTGACTATACTATTCTTGCTAAAAATGGAGTTATATTTTCTATTATGGATAGTCATACAGATGAAACAAAAAAAATAGCTAGATTTTTTAATACTTCACAATTTGACAACTATCTTATTAAATTCTCGACAACTAGTATAAATATAGATAGCTATATAGATACTATACTTACATCTATTTCAAGTTTAAATCCAGAAACCTATGATTATAATAGACAGCTTTATATGCATATAAATAGAGCTACTAAATATATAAAAAATTATAATTTTCCAATGTTTCCAAAAATAAAAAAAGAGTGTAATATTTTAAAAGATATTCCAGTTTTATATCTAGCTCCAGGTCCATCTCTTGAAGAAAATCTTGAATGGATTAAATTAAATCAAAATAAATTTTATATTGTAACAGTAGGTGCTGCTCTTAAAAAACTTTTAGATAATAATATTAGAGTAGATATGGTTGTATCTGTTGATGAAAGTGATATAATCGAAACTTTGCAGTTTAATGATGAAATATTATCTAAACTTGATAGCAAAACTATCGCTCTCATGAGTAATTTAACAAATGAGGATATTCTAAAGAAACTAAATAAAGAAAATCTATTTTTATTTGAAATTTTTCTACCTTTTTATTCTGAAAATTGTGCTTTTAATGGATTTAGTGTGGGTGAAGTGGCATTAAATATTATTATAAAATTAAATCCAAAGTCAATATATCTATTAGGTCTTGATTTGGCACTAAATCAAAAAACTGGAGCTAGTCATAGTACAGGTTCAAACTCTGCTGTATTAAAAGTAAATTTAGATGATGAACAAACAAGAGATACTTTTAGTGACCAAATAAGTTTAATAAAAATACAAGGAAATCAGAAAAAAGAAGTATTAACAAATACTATATTTTATTCTTCTGTAAAATCTGTAAATTTCTTATTAGAAAATAAATCTAAGAAATTAAAGATTTATAATCTATCTAGCCATGGGGCATATTTCAATAACTCTACACCAAAAAAGACAAATGAGGTAAAACTAGAAGATTTAGAAGAGATAGATATTATAAAAAATAATTTATATATTTATATAAAAGATAATTCGAAGAAAATATTAGATAAAAACTCTATTAAATTTCTTAAAAAGGAGCATGAATTTGTAGAAAAAGATATGAAACAATTTTTAGAGAAATTAAGAACTAAAAACCTTGAAGGTTTTGATAAATTACAAGAAGAAATTTATCAACTTCTAACAAAAATATTAAATGATAACCATATTGTTTTTTATAAACTTTTTTTAGAGTATTGCTCAATGATTTTTCCATATCTATTTTACTATTTTAATGATTTAAAAGTTAAAGAAGAAGATAAAAAAGTTAAAAAAGTTAAAGATATATTCATAACACAAACAGAAAAAATCTGCAATGACTTTAAAATTTGTTTAGAAAGAGTAATTTAA
- a CDS encoding flagellin has translation MKINTNISSLTAQEASTNTNRSIASSLEKLSTGLKINKASDDASGLAIADKLRTQVTSINQGISNGNSAIALLQIADKSMAEQSKILDTVKSKLIQANTDTTSTAGRVAISKDVAKLLQQLNNIASQTNYNGTNLLQKSAASATGAQSTLRAPSIAPKGELSFQIGESKNDLIKTKTIQSNVYGLGLASLATKVAQAGSLNVTSIGKAGSVFSRAIASSQQKNVDSAITRLNTYRGDIGSTQNQIESAVRNLMTQSTNIKNAESVIRDVDYAEESANFNKLNIISQAGSYAISQSNTVSQNVLRLLQ, from the coding sequence ATGAAAATTAACACAAACATATCTTCACTTACAGCTCAAGAAGCTTCTACAAATACAAATAGAAGTATAGCTAGTTCTTTAGAAAAACTAAGTACAGGTTTAAAAATTAACAAAGCTAGCGATGATGCTTCTGGTCTTGCTATTGCTGATAAACTTAGAACTCAAGTTACATCTATAAACCAAGGTATCTCAAATGGTAATTCAGCTATTGCTCTTTTGCAAATTGCTGATAAATCTATGGCTGAGCAATCAAAAATTCTAGATACTGTAAAGTCAAAACTAATTCAAGCAAATACTGATACAACTTCAACTGCTGGTAGAGTTGCTATTTCAAAAGATGTTGCTAAATTATTACAACAGTTAAATAATATAGCTAGTCAAACAAACTATAATGGTACAAATCTATTACAAAAAAGTGCTGCAAGTGCTACTGGTGCACAATCTACACTACGAGCACCTAGTATAGCTCCTAAAGGTGAATTATCTTTCCAAATAGGTGAAAGTAAAAATGATTTAATTAAAACAAAAACTATCCAGTCAAATGTTTATGGTCTTGGATTAGCTAGCTTAGCTACTAAGGTTGCGCAAGCTGGAAGTTTAAATGTAACTAGTATAGGAAAAGCTGGGTCTGTATTTAGTAGAGCCATAGCTTCTAGCCAACAAAAAAATGTAGATAGCGCAATTACAAGATTAAATACTTATAGAGGAGATATAGGTTCTACTCAAAATCAAATTGAGTCGGCTGTGCGAAACCTTATGACTCAATCTACAAATATCAAAAATGCTGAATCAGTTATTAGAGATGTTGATTATGCTGAAGAGAGTGCAAACTTTAATAAGTTAAATATTATATCTCAAGCTGGTTCATATGCGATTAGTCAATCAAACACAGTATCGCAAAATGTTCTTAGACTACTTCAATAG
- a CDS encoding flagellin — protein MRINTNISSLGAQEAAKNTNNSIANSLEKLSTGLKINKASDDASGLAIADKLRTQVTSINQGISNGNSAVALLQIADKSMAEQSKILDTVKSKLIQANTDTTSTAGRVAIAKDVSKLLQQLNNIASQTNYNGTNLLQKSNVTAGAAAATLRGAGISAKGQLSFQIGESKNDLIKTKTIQSNVTGLGLASLGKYALSAANFGAASVGKAGSLFSRSIASKQQKTIDDAITKLNGYRGDIGSTQNQVESAVRNLMTQSTNIKAAESVIRDIDYAEESATFNKLNIISQAGSYAISQSNATQQNVLRLLQ, from the coding sequence ATGAGAATTAATACAAACATATCTTCTCTAGGAGCTCAAGAAGCTGCTAAAAACACAAACAACAGCATAGCTAACTCTTTAGAAAAACTTTCTACAGGTTTAAAAATCAACAAAGCTTCTGATGATGCTTCTGGTCTTGCTATTGCTGATAAACTTAGAACTCAAGTTACATCTATAAACCAAGGTATCTCAAATGGTAATTCAGCTGTTGCTCTTTTGCAAATTGCTGATAAATCTATGGCTGAGCAATCAAAAATTCTAGATACTGTAAAGTCGAAACTAATTCAAGCCAATACTGATACAACTTCAACTGCTGGTAGAGTTGCTATTGCAAAAGATGTTAGTAAATTATTACAACAATTAAATAATATAGCTAGCCAAACAAACTATAATGGTACAAATCTATTACAAAAGAGTAATGTTACTGCAGGTGCTGCTGCTGCAACGCTAAGAGGTGCTGGTATAAGTGCGAAAGGTCAATTATCTTTCCAAATAGGTGAAAGTAAAAATGATTTAATTAAAACAAAAACTATTCAGTCAAATGTTACAGGTCTTGGTTTAGCGTCTTTAGGTAAGTATGCACTATCTGCTGCAAATTTTGGAGCAGCTAGTGTTGGGAAGGCTGGAAGTTTATTTAGTAGAAGTATAGCTTCTAAACAACAAAAAACTATAGATGATGCTATCACAAAGCTAAATGGATATAGAGGAGATATAGGTTCTACTCAAAACCAAGTTGAAAGTGCGGTTAGAAACCTTATGACTCAATCTACAAATATCAAAGCAGCTGAATCTGTGATTAGAGATATTGATTATGCTGAAGAGAGTGCAACATTTAATAAGTTAAATATCATATCTCAAGCTGGGTCGTATGCGATTAGCCAATCAAATGCAACTCAACAAAATGTTCTTAGACTACTTCAATAG
- a CDS encoding type II toxin-antitoxin system RelE/ParE family toxin, with product MKILYSEKFNMDLKSILDFIYEDSKKNAKQFAKDLREIINQIPPFLYKYRQSIYFDNISIRDCMFKGYVIPYKISKNSITLLGITKYKENL from the coding sequence ATGAAAATACTATATTCAGAAAAATTCAATATGGATTTAAAATCTATTTTAGATTTCATATATGAAGATAGCAAGAAAAATGCAAAACAGTTTGCTAAAGATTTAAGAGAAATTATAAATCAAATTCCACCATTTTTATATAAATATAGACAATCTATCTATTTTGATAATATTTCAATTAGAGATTGTATGTTTAAAGGATATGTAATACCTTACAAAATATCTAAAAACTCAATTACTCTTTTAGGAATTACAAAATATAAAGAAAACTTGTAA
- the trmA gene encoding tRNA (uridine(54)-C5)-methyltransferase TrmA gives MNCKYFGLCASCTLYDKNYDEQLNYKIQREKNRFLNIVNCDFDIIKSTPKNFRYRAEFRVWWEKDEQNNKDILTYAMNDFNKEILKIDSCEIVNEDIKNLMPKLLTELEKSMILSFRLFAIEFLVSSTSDMLVTLIYHKKLEDDWINLAKQIEQKFNIKIIGRSRKQKIVLSSDFINESLNINNQEFKFAYEENGFTQPNTSVNIQMIEWVLNNTKDSNKDLCELYCGGGNFTIPLSKKFSKVLATEISKTSIKSALRNCSLNGINNIEFIRMSSEEFVEALNEVRVFNRLKNIDLKSYDFDTIFMDPPRSGLDDTTRTLAKKFENIIYISCNPETLHRDLEELLKTHKIVRFSLFDQFAYSEHIECGVILEKYSFVV, from the coding sequence ATGAACTGTAAATATTTTGGGCTTTGTGCCTCTTGTACACTTTATGATAAAAATTATGATGAACAACTAAACTATAAAATCCAAAGAGAAAAAAATAGATTTTTAAATATTGTAAATTGCGATTTTGATATTATAAAAAGTACTCCAAAAAACTTTAGATATAGAGCTGAATTTAGAGTTTGGTGGGAAAAAGATGAGCAGAACAACAAAGATATTTTAACTTACGCTATGAACGATTTTAATAAAGAGATTCTAAAAATCGATTCATGTGAGATAGTAAACGAAGATATAAAAAATCTTATGCCAAAACTATTAACTGAGCTTGAAAAATCTATGATTTTATCTTTTAGACTTTTTGCTATTGAGTTTTTGGTTAGTTCAACTTCTGATATGCTTGTAACTTTGATTTATCATAAAAAACTTGAAGATGATTGGATAAATTTAGCAAAGCAAATTGAGCAAAAATTCAATATAAAAATAATTGGAAGAAGCAGAAAACAAAAAATAGTTTTAAGTAGCGATTTTATAAACGAGAGCTTAAATATAAACAATCAAGAGTTCAAATTTGCCTATGAAGAGAATGGTTTTACTCAACCAAATACTTCTGTAAATATACAGATGATTGAGTGGGTTTTAAATAATACAAAAGATTCAAATAAAGATTTATGCGAACTTTATTGTGGTGGTGGAAATTTTACAATTCCTCTTTCAAAAAAATTTAGTAAAGTATTAGCAACAGAGATTTCAAAAACATCTATAAAATCAGCTTTGAGAAATTGTAGTTTAAATGGTATAAACAATATTGAATTTATAAGAATGAGCTCTGAAGAGTTTGTTGAGGCTTTAAATGAAGTTAGAGTTTTTAATAGATTAAAAAATATAGATTTAAAATCTTATGATTTTGATACTATTTTTATGGATCCACCAAGAAGTGGACTTGATGATACAACAAGAACTTTAGCAAAAAAATTTGAAAATATTATCTATATATCTTGCAATCCTGAAACTTTACATAGAGACTTAGAAGAGCTTTTAAAAACCCATAAAATAGTAAGATTTTCCCTATTTGACCAATTTGCATATAGTGAGCATATAGAGTGTGGTGTGATTTTGGAAAAATATAGTTTTGTAGTATAA
- a CDS encoding type II toxin-antitoxin system RelE/ParE family toxin, with translation MVNINWTNEAEVLLEDIFNFISEDSKKIAKKVVKEIFEKVQVLQMFPKLGYKYYEDDENLRILLYGHYRIAYLIIDENNIDILGVFHGSLDIQRYL, from the coding sequence GTGGTAAATATAAATTGGACCAATGAAGCTGAAGTTTTGTTAGAAGATATTTTTAATTTTATTTCTGAAGATAGTAAAAAAATTGCAAAAAAAGTAGTAAAAGAGATATTTGAAAAGGTTCAAGTTCTTCAAATGTTTCCAAAGCTTGGTTACAAATATTATGAAGATGATGAAAATCTTAGAATACTTCTTTATGGGCATTATCGAATAGCTTATTTGATAATAGATGAAAATAATATAGATATACTAGGAGTCTTTCATGGCTCTTTAGATATTCAAAGGTACTTATGA
- a CDS encoding helicase-related protein — MKENWQEQLKDLLNCDLKTLYPLARSMNRKLEFYVGPTNSGKTYNAMKKLKEANSGLYLAPLRLLALEGYEDLKESNIDASLITGEEQILNEDAAHICSTIEMIDFDLEVDVAIIDEVQMLEDIDRGWAWVNAIIGVPAKKVIMTGSVNALEAVKKIVQYLDEELEVVRHKRKNPLLVLEKWTPLEKLENGTALIAFSRAEVLKLKQKLQKKYSVSVIYGNLSPEVRRDEARRFRDGQTQILIATDAISMGLNLPIKTILFTTDTKFDGISKRKINVNEIVQIAGRAGRFGLFEAGYLGATRRDVLEYIKDEFEAPIKTIKPPFKVKINNSQLENLSMHLKTKSLAKVLNFFALNMKFAGPFEAANLSSMLEASRIVDNKDGLSLEEKYLLAQAPITTKSTIIVQAFNSYIASVIKKRPNHYKPSITLPKKAITQKDLLLVEDEVKKISLYLWLSYKLPNLFPDHDKAFILRESFNRFIEKSLKGVLIDEKRDEKPFYKDRVKEDRKNNFYSRRRKRV; from the coding sequence ATGAAAGAAAATTGGCAAGAGCAACTAAAAGATTTATTAAATTGTGATTTAAAAACACTATATCCACTAGCAAGAAGTATGAATCGAAAATTAGAATTTTATGTTGGACCAACAAATAGTGGAAAAACTTATAATGCTATGAAAAAATTAAAAGAGGCAAATAGTGGATTATATCTTGCACCTTTAAGGCTTTTGGCACTTGAAGGTTATGAAGATTTAAAAGAGTCAAATATTGATGCTTCATTAATCACAGGTGAAGAGCAGATTTTAAATGAAGATGCAGCTCATATTTGCTCAACAATTGAGATGATAGATTTTGACCTTGAAGTTGATGTTGCCATTATCGATGAGGTTCAAATGCTAGAAGATATTGATAGAGGCTGGGCTTGGGTAAACGCTATTATTGGTGTTCCTGCAAAAAAAGTTATTATGACTGGAAGTGTAAATGCTCTTGAAGCTGTAAAAAAGATAGTTCAATATTTAGATGAAGAGTTAGAAGTTGTAAGACATAAAAGAAAAAATCCTTTATTGGTTTTGGAAAAATGGACTCCACTTGAAAAACTTGAAAATGGAACTGCTTTAATAGCTTTTTCAAGAGCAGAAGTTTTAAAACTAAAACAAAAACTGCAAAAAAAATATTCCGTATCTGTAATTTATGGAAATTTATCACCTGAAGTTAGACGAGATGAAGCAAGAAGATTTAGAGATGGGCAAACTCAAATTTTAATTGCAACAGATGCTATAAGTATGGGGTTAAATCTTCCAATTAAAACAATACTTTTTACAACTGATACAAAATTTGATGGTATTTCAAAAAGAAAAATAAATGTAAATGAGATAGTTCAAATAGCAGGTCGTGCTGGAAGATTTGGACTTTTTGAAGCAGGATATTTGGGAGCTACAAGAAGAGATGTTTTAGAGTATATCAAAGATGAGTTTGAAGCACCAATAAAAACTATAAAACCTCCATTTAAAGTAAAGATAAATAACTCTCAGCTAGAAAATCTTTCAATGCATTTAAAGACAAAATCCTTAGCAAAAGTTTTAAACTTTTTTGCTTTAAATATGAAATTTGCTGGTCCTTTTGAAGCTGCAAATCTCTCAAGTATGCTTGAAGCTTCAAGAATTGTTGATAACAAAGATGGTTTGAGTTTGGAAGAGAAATATCTTTTGGCTCAAGCTCCAATTACTACAAAATCGACTATTATAGTTCAAGCATTTAACTCATATATTGCAAGTGTTATAAAAAAACGACCAAATCACTATAAACCATCAATTACTTTACCAAAAAAAGCAATTACACAAAAAGATTTGCTTTTGGTTGAAGATGAGGTAAAAAAAATATCTTTATATCTTTGGCTTTCATATAAGTTGCCCAATCTTTTTCCTGACCATGATAAGGCTTTTATTTTGAGGGAATCTTTTAATAGATTTATTGAGAAATCTTTAAAAGGTGTTTTGATAGATGAAAAAAGAGATGAAAAACCTTTTTATAAAGATAGAGTAAAAGAAGATAGAAAAAATAATTTTTATTCTAGAAGAAGAAAAAGAGTTTAA
- a CDS encoding ankyrin repeat domain-containing protein: MVLGFFRADENAFLKELMSSNINIDKLKKYIANGVNINGVDEKGRNYLFFFASKKNFNAMRVLISLGIDMYKEDKLGKTVLSEACEKYDFMMIKFLLDNGFDGNRKNSAGRTVLQDTVLLGNDKVFQILLNYNLDFDIKDNNGRTVVFDAIENGNLETLKKVIDNVKDINAVDKNGQTALFEAVLKDDLRLALTLINIGINLNILDKNGQNVLYNTILQGMKNEILLKHLAKRGINLNVVDSRDKSILDEIFYIMVLQKYDKDIEDKRYMLINPKDDYLSLALQIVELGFKVDTLDKYGKTALQKELERKNFVNAEFLLNCGASLNIFDEHHRSLFHIEVLKGYSNNKIIDFLIQKGANLNQRDKYFRTIIDNLIELILISKGEKPRNPSLDEYVQEDGGFDILLKKLLVYEADISYTRVDGKNIVFDLVPYDSFDIIDILVEHKVDLNHRDFDGNTPLMYMVDEGLRIEDRTLKAYFIKRLQNFLKYRINMDIQDKDGRTVIHKAVIADDLLVVEKLMIKKANLDIKDNHGRTALHHTQWKGNYEIARWLILAGANMNEPDNSGFNILNYAAILGHTRLVITLISSGVLMYNNNPKNKKVAEFFKSKEKILDKLVAAEDISDSKMKNALIEVVTNFKKEINEALLKK; encoded by the coding sequence ATGGTGCTAGGTTTTTTTAGGGCCGATGAAAATGCATTTTTAAAAGAGTTGATGTCTTCAAATATCAATATTGATAAACTCAAAAAATATATTGCAAATGGCGTAAATATAAATGGAGTAGATGAAAAGGGAAGAAATTATCTTTTTTTCTTTGCTTCTAAAAAAAATTTTAATGCAATGAGAGTTTTAATAAGCCTTGGTATAGATATGTACAAAGAGGATAAGCTTGGTAAAACAGTACTAAGCGAGGCTTGTGAAAAATATGATTTTATGATGATAAAGTTTTTACTAGATAATGGTTTTGATGGAAATAGAAAAAACTCTGCTGGTAGAACAGTATTGCAAGATACCGTCCTTTTAGGAAATGATAAAGTTTTTCAAATACTTTTAAACTACAATTTGGATTTTGATATAAAAGATAACAATGGAAGAACTGTAGTTTTTGATGCCATAGAAAATGGAAATTTAGAGACTTTGAAAAAAGTTATTGACAATGTAAAAGATATAAATGCAGTAGATAAAAATGGACAAACAGCACTTTTTGAAGCTGTTTTAAAAGATGATTTAAGACTTGCTTTGACTTTGATAAATATAGGAATAAATCTAAATATTTTAGATAAAAATGGTCAAAATGTACTCTATAACACAATTTTACAAGGTATGAAAAATGAGATACTTTTAAAACATTTAGCAAAAAGAGGAATAAATCTTAATGTCGTTGATAGTAGAGATAAATCTATTTTAGATGAAATTTTTTACATAATGGTTTTACAAAAATATGATAAAGATATTGAAGATAAAAGATATATGCTTATAAATCCAAAAGATGATTACTTATCTTTGGCTCTTCAAATTGTTGAGCTAGGATTTAAAGTTGATACTTTGGATAAATATGGAAAAACTGCTTTACAAAAAGAGTTAGAGAGAAAAAATTTTGTAAATGCAGAGTTTTTATTAAATTGTGGAGCTAGTTTAAATATTTTTGATGAACACCATAGAAGTTTGTTTCATATAGAGGTTTTAAAGGGTTATTCAAACAATAAAATAATAGATTTTTTAATCCAAAAAGGTGCAAACTTAAATCAAAGAGATAAATATTTTAGAACAATAATAGACAATCTTATAGAACTTATTTTAATCTCAAAAGGTGAGAAACCAAGAAATCCAAGTTTAGATGAATATGTGCAAGAAGATGGTGGATTTGATATTTTATTAAAAAAATTATTAGTTTATGAAGCTGATATAAGTTATACAAGAGTCGATGGGAAGAATATAGTTTTTGATTTAGTTCCTTATGATAGCTTCGATATTATTGATATTTTGGTTGAGCATAAAGTAGATTTAAATCATAGAGATTTTGATGGAAATACTCCTTTAATGTATATGGTTGATGAAGGTTTAAGAATAGAAGATAGAACTTTAAAAGCATATTTTATAAAAAGGTTACAAAATTTTCTAAAATATAGAATAAATATGGATATACAAGATAAAGATGGAAGAACAGTTATTCATAAAGCTGTAATAGCAGATGATTTGCTTGTAGTTGAAAAATTAATGATAAAAAAAGCAAATCTTGATATAAAAGATAATCACGGAAGAACTGCTCTTCATCACACTCAATGGAAAGGAAACTATGAGATAGCAAGATGGTTGATTTTAGCAGGTGCAAATATGAATGAACCTGATAATAGTGGATTTAATATATTAAACTATGCCGCAATTTTGGGACATACTAGACTTGTAATAACTCTTATCTCTTCTGGAGTTTTGATGTACAATAACAATCCAAAAAATAAAAAAGTAGCTGAATTTTTCAAAAGTAAAGAGAAGATACTTGATAAATTAGTTGCAGCAGAAGATATTAGTGATAGTAAGATGAAAAATGCTCTTATTGAAGTTGTTACAAACTTTAAAAAAGAGATAAATGAAGCTTTACTTAAAAAATAA
- the glmU gene encoding bifunctional UDP-N-acetylglucosamine diphosphorylase/glucosamine-1-phosphate N-acetyltransferase GlmU produces the protein MNQKSIIILAAGQGTRMKSDTPKVLHKISGKPMLYYSIKEGLKLSDDITVVLYHQFEKVKTEIEKYFSNINFVIQDHKNYPGTGGAVMGIAPKYEKTLVLNGDMPLIQASELEKFDIPNATIVMSVLKLQSADGYGRVIIENGDVKKIVEQKDATENELKITTANAGIYQFETKFLLENLPKLNNNNAQKEYYITDLVEMAISQGKVLKPLVVNEENFKGVNSKVELADAEVIHQNRIKKEFMKAGVILRLPDTIYIEEGVTIEGESIIENGVSLLGNSKIINSHIKTNSVVEDSIIKDSDVGPMARIRPDSELNKTHIGNFVETKKAKLNGVKAGHLSYLGDCTIDEGTNIGCGTITCNYDGVNKHQTIIGKNVFVGSDTQFVSPVKIEDDVLIGAGSTVTGDVKKGELYLTRAKAKTIDGYFYKHFDKAKKAKEEK, from the coding sequence TTGAATCAAAAATCTATAATAATCCTTGCAGCAGGTCAAGGAACAAGAATGAAATCTGATACTCCAAAAGTATTACATAAGATTTCTGGTAAACCTATGCTTTACTACTCTATAAAAGAGGGTTTAAAATTGAGTGATGATATAACAGTTGTTTTATATCATCAGTTTGAAAAAGTTAAAACTGAAATTGAAAAATATTTTTCAAATATAAATTTTGTAATTCAAGACCATAAAAACTACCCTGGAACTGGTGGGGCTGTTATGGGAATAGCTCCAAAATATGAAAAAACTTTAGTTTTAAATGGAGATATGCCACTTATTCAAGCAAGTGAACTAGAAAAATTTGATATTCCAAATGCAACAATTGTAATGTCTGTTTTGAAGCTCCAAAGTGCAGATGGTTATGGAAGAGTAATAATTGAAAATGGAGATGTTAAAAAAATAGTTGAACAAAAAGATGCAACAGAGAATGAACTGAAAATCACAACAGCAAATGCAGGGATTTATCAATTTGAAACAAAGTTCTTACTTGAAAACTTACCAAAACTAAATAACAATAATGCACAAAAAGAGTACTACATAACAGATTTAGTAGAAATGGCTATAAGTCAAGGAAAAGTGTTAAAACCTTTGGTTGTAAATGAAGAGAATTTTAAAGGTGTAAATTCAAAAGTAGAACTTGCAGATGCTGAAGTAATTCATCAAAATAGAATTAAAAAAGAGTTTATGAAAGCTGGAGTAATTCTTCGATTACCTGATACTATTTATATAGAAGAGGGAGTTACTATTGAAGGTGAAAGTATCATTGAAAATGGTGTAAGTCTGCTTGGAAACTCAAAAATTATAAACTCACATATAAAAACAAATAGTGTAGTTGAAGACTCAATTATAAAAGATAGTGATGTTGGACCAATGGCAAGAATACGACCAGATAGCGAATTAAATAAGACACATATTGGAAACTTTGTAGAGACAAAAAAAGCTAAATTAAATGGTGTAAAAGCAGGGCATCTATCATATCTTGGAGATTGTACGATTGATGAGGGCACAAATATCGGTTGTGGAACAATAACTTGTAATTATGATGGGGTAAATAAACATCAAACAATTATTGGAAAAAATGTTTTTGTTGGAAGTGATACACAATTTGTTTCACCTGTAAAGATAGAAGATGATGTATTAATTGGTGCTGGTTCAACAGTTACTGGTGATGTAAAAAAAGGTGAATTATATTTAACAAGAGCAAAAGCAAAAACTATAGATGGTTATTTTTACAAACATTTTGATAAAGCCAAAAAAGCAAAAGAAGAGAAATAA